In a single window of the Raphanus sativus cultivar WK10039 chromosome 9, ASM80110v3, whole genome shotgun sequence genome:
- the LOC108823814 gene encoding BTB/POZ domain-containing protein At3g05675: MQEEAASIDLSVNTKNVFSSALRFAMSLDTLNNFPELKASAQEQVEFMLSQDEQVRLLVSQEEELKSVVRLGISNLVSLLLPGELGVLETLCDIEWLCKVLPRMGLMKDLVFKWADVSNEILVIAQSCELGVKVKLVEVTGKVLEAVGYGVVIVPSRSRACLLKLWLPFVRRLKTLVDAQGSSESEYRMDEDLCELLEGSMVSLVLTLPSSDQAEVFGEWMRGVALEGVKFPDLSEAFEVWCYRSKSAKRRLLEKCDRLATEHLAL, translated from the coding sequence ATGCAGGAGGAAGCAGCTTCCATCGATCTATCAGTCAACACAAAGAATGTCTTCTCGTCAGCTCTCCGTTTCGCCATGTCCCTCGACACGCTGAACAACTTCCCCGAGCTCAAAGCCTCTGCTCAAGAGCAAGTCGAGTTCATGCTTTCCCAAGACGAACAGGTACGCTTACTCGTTTCTCAAGAGGAGGAACTTAAATCCGTCGTCAGATTAGGCATCTCGAATCTCGTATCTCTGCTTCTTCCCGGAGAGCTTGGTGTCCTTGAAACACTCTGTGATATCGAGTGGCTGTGCAAAGTGTTGCCGAGGATGGGACTGATGAAAGATCTTGTTTTTAAATGGGCCGATGTGTCCAACGAGATACTTGTGATTGCTCAGAGCTGTGAGTTAGGTGTGAAAGTGAAGCTGGTTGAGGTTACAGGGAAGGTTCTAGAAGCGGTTGGTTATGGTGTTGTGATTGTTCCTTCTAGAAGCAGAGCTTGTCTTCTGAAGCTGTGGTTGCCTTTCGTAAGGAGGTTAAAGACTCTGGTTGATGCACAAGGTTCTTCTGAGTCTGAGTACAGAATGGATGAAGATCTCTGTGAGTTGTTAGAAGGGTCTATGGTGTCTTTGGTTTTGACACTGCCTTCGAGTGACCAAGCGGAAGTGTTTGGGGAATGGATGAGAGGGGTTGCGTTGGAAGGAGTCAAGTTTCCGGATTTGAGTGAAGCCTTTGAGGTTTGGTGTTATAGAAGTAAGTCTGCAAAGAGAAGGTTGTTGGAAAAATGTGATCGACTTGCAACTGAACACCTTGCCCTTTGA
- the LOC108824896 gene encoding DUF724 domain-containing protein 10-like isoform X2 produces the protein MRSVPSEMLSLREGSEVEISYRENGFKNVWYKAMIESNSKSRLRQLCVRLLKDDSSTLLTHLINKVTFRPVPPEDVQVGIDIKVGSIIDADYKGGWWTGLVVKQTEVGKCLVLFDSSLQILQFERKHLRPHLDWFDDNRWVIPGPDLEFLREESMFSSGTMVEVCDKKNKGEVVWVPAIIIKEIEEMKYIVKVCDDPWSWLGINTRPNKSVDLPSVRPRPPPFSVEELQLAEYIEVFHGTSWRQGRLTGMMSESWFHGKWCKVILEGTKQGGCFKLSDVRPSKTWQGGVWKPRESPLNQGLVNKMSDTLMNEESGPPVTSPPGITARDNGTSEDDGRKRKRNQNLSSVEEREAKDIAMVLPFEKKLPIWKRVESMEVYKRFPQSPHFIPLLESREDCREMSAVGMMLTFSGLLEEVKTLQLNSPISSLNSLSDSFAELEKHGFDVQVPMLRISKLLSLREEQAKKMKELKDAEKVTAEKESIKGENEGKILDLQRLNKEVDKEIAQSKLCEATVAQQLEDVELQFHTTASAPW, from the exons ATGAGGTCGGTTCCGAGTGAAATGCTATCATTGAGGGAAGGTAGTGAAGTCGAAATCTCTTATAGAGAAAATGGGTTTAAAAATGTTTGGTACAAAGCCATGATCGAGTCAAATTCCAAGTCTAGACTCCGACAACTGTGTGTCCGGTTACTTAAGGATGACTCTTCGACTCTTCTTACCCACCTCATCAACAAAGTCACCTTTCGACCGGTTCCTCCAGAAGATGTGCAAGTTGGCATCGATATCAAGGTAGGCTCCATCATCGACGCTGATTATAAAGGTGGCTGGTGGACTGGTCTTGTGGTGAAACAGACTGAGGTTGGCAAGTGCTTGGTGTTGTTCGATTCATCACTTCAGATTCTTCAGTTTGAGAGAAAGCATTTGAGGCCACATCTTGACTGGTTCGATGACAACCGATGGGTAATACCAGGACCAGATTTGGAG TTTTTGAGGGAGGAGTCCATGTTTAGCTCTGGAACAATGGTGGAAGTTTGTGATAAGAAAAATAAGGGAGAGGTCGTGTGGGTTCCTGCGATAATTATTAAAGAGATCGAGGAGATGAAATATATTGTCAAGGTTTGTGACGATCCCTGGAGCTGGCTAGGTATTAACACAAGACCCAATAAAAGCGTTGATCTACCTAGTGTTAGGCCTAGACCGCCTCCTTTTTCGGTCGAAGAGCTTCAGTTGGCGGAATATATTGAGGTTTTTCATGGTACATCGTGGCGTCAAGGGAGACTGACTGGAATGATGTCTGAGAGTTGGTTCCATGGGAAATGGTGTAAAGTGATTTTAGAGGGTACGAAACAGGGAGGGTGTTTCAAACTCTCGGATGTTAGACCTTCCAAGACGTGGCAAGGTGGCGTTTGGAAG CCAAGAGAATCGCCTTTAAATCAAGGGTTGGTAAATAAGATGAGTGACACGTTGATGAATG AAGAATCTGGTCCACCTGTAACCTCACCTCCGGGCATAACTGCAAGAGATAAT GGAACTAGCGAGGATGACGgtaggaagaggaagagaaatcAAAACCTTAGTTCTGTTGAGGAAAGAGAAGCAAAGGATATAGCAATGGTTTTACCCTTTGAGAAGAAGTTACCGATTTGGAAGAGAGTTGAATCGATGGAGGTATATAAAAGATTCCCACAAAGTCCTCATTTCATCCCATTGTTGGAAAGTAGAGAAGATTGCCGTGAAATGTCTGCGGTTGGTATGATGCTTACCTTTTCCGGTTTACTTGAGGAAGTCAAAACTCTGCAACTCAACAGTCCTATCAGCTCGCTAAATAGCCTCAGTGATTCCTTTGCCGAGTTAGAGAAGCACGGGTTCGATGTACAAGTGCCTATGTTGCGGATTAGTAAGCTCTTGTCTCTTAGAGAAGAACAAGCAAAGAAAATGAAGGAACTCAAAGATGCCGAGAAAGTGACTGCAGAGAAAGAAAGCATAAAGGGTGAGAACGAAGGCAAGATTCTTGATCTGCAAAGGCTGAACAAGGAGGTGGACAAAGAGATAGCTCAGAGTAAGTTATGTGAAGCAACGGTTGCCCAACAACTTGAAGATGTGGAGCTTCAGTTTCACACAACTGCGTCGGCTCCATGGTGA
- the LOC108824896 gene encoding DUF724 domain-containing protein 10-like isoform X1: MRSVPSEMLSLREGSEVEISYRENGFKNVWYKAMIESNSKSRLRQLCVRLLKDDSSTLLTHLINKVTFRPVPPEDVQVGIDIKVGSIIDADYKGGWWTGLVVKQTEVGKCLVLFDSSLQILQFERKHLRPHLDWFDDNRWVIPGPDLEFLREESMFSSGTMVEVCDKKNKGEVVWVPAIIIKEIEEMKYIVKVCDDPWSWLGINTRPNKSVDLPSVRPRPPPFSVEELQLAEYIEVFHGTSWRQGRLTGMMSESWFHGKWCKVILEGTKQGGCFKLSDVRPSKTWQGGVWKPRESPLNQGLVNKMSDTLMNAEESGPPVTSPPGITARDNGTSEDDGRKRKRNQNLSSVEEREAKDIAMVLPFEKKLPIWKRVESMEVYKRFPQSPHFIPLLESREDCREMSAVGMMLTFSGLLEEVKTLQLNSPISSLNSLSDSFAELEKHGFDVQVPMLRISKLLSLREEQAKKMKELKDAEKVTAEKESIKGENEGKILDLQRLNKEVDKEIAQSKLCEATVAQQLEDVELQFHTTASAPW; encoded by the exons ATGAGGTCGGTTCCGAGTGAAATGCTATCATTGAGGGAAGGTAGTGAAGTCGAAATCTCTTATAGAGAAAATGGGTTTAAAAATGTTTGGTACAAAGCCATGATCGAGTCAAATTCCAAGTCTAGACTCCGACAACTGTGTGTCCGGTTACTTAAGGATGACTCTTCGACTCTTCTTACCCACCTCATCAACAAAGTCACCTTTCGACCGGTTCCTCCAGAAGATGTGCAAGTTGGCATCGATATCAAGGTAGGCTCCATCATCGACGCTGATTATAAAGGTGGCTGGTGGACTGGTCTTGTGGTGAAACAGACTGAGGTTGGCAAGTGCTTGGTGTTGTTCGATTCATCACTTCAGATTCTTCAGTTTGAGAGAAAGCATTTGAGGCCACATCTTGACTGGTTCGATGACAACCGATGGGTAATACCAGGACCAGATTTGGAG TTTTTGAGGGAGGAGTCCATGTTTAGCTCTGGAACAATGGTGGAAGTTTGTGATAAGAAAAATAAGGGAGAGGTCGTGTGGGTTCCTGCGATAATTATTAAAGAGATCGAGGAGATGAAATATATTGTCAAGGTTTGTGACGATCCCTGGAGCTGGCTAGGTATTAACACAAGACCCAATAAAAGCGTTGATCTACCTAGTGTTAGGCCTAGACCGCCTCCTTTTTCGGTCGAAGAGCTTCAGTTGGCGGAATATATTGAGGTTTTTCATGGTACATCGTGGCGTCAAGGGAGACTGACTGGAATGATGTCTGAGAGTTGGTTCCATGGGAAATGGTGTAAAGTGATTTTAGAGGGTACGAAACAGGGAGGGTGTTTCAAACTCTCGGATGTTAGACCTTCCAAGACGTGGCAAGGTGGCGTTTGGAAG CCAAGAGAATCGCCTTTAAATCAAGGGTTGGTAAATAAGATGAGTGACACGTTGATGAATG CAGAAGAATCTGGTCCACCTGTAACCTCACCTCCGGGCATAACTGCAAGAGATAAT GGAACTAGCGAGGATGACGgtaggaagaggaagagaaatcAAAACCTTAGTTCTGTTGAGGAAAGAGAAGCAAAGGATATAGCAATGGTTTTACCCTTTGAGAAGAAGTTACCGATTTGGAAGAGAGTTGAATCGATGGAGGTATATAAAAGATTCCCACAAAGTCCTCATTTCATCCCATTGTTGGAAAGTAGAGAAGATTGCCGTGAAATGTCTGCGGTTGGTATGATGCTTACCTTTTCCGGTTTACTTGAGGAAGTCAAAACTCTGCAACTCAACAGTCCTATCAGCTCGCTAAATAGCCTCAGTGATTCCTTTGCCGAGTTAGAGAAGCACGGGTTCGATGTACAAGTGCCTATGTTGCGGATTAGTAAGCTCTTGTCTCTTAGAGAAGAACAAGCAAAGAAAATGAAGGAACTCAAAGATGCCGAGAAAGTGACTGCAGAGAAAGAAAGCATAAAGGGTGAGAACGAAGGCAAGATTCTTGATCTGCAAAGGCTGAACAAGGAGGTGGACAAAGAGATAGCTCAGAGTAAGTTATGTGAAGCAACGGTTGCCCAACAACTTGAAGATGTGGAGCTTCAGTTTCACACAACTGCGTCGGCTCCATGGTGA